Proteins encoded together in one Alphaproteobacteria bacterium LSUCC0719 window:
- a CDS encoding TrmH family RNA methyltransferase: MHPDRGKKRPARPRPKTAPHRRQHPADGGRQQIAGPKPPGGAHFLWGRHAVLAALANSERRVATLHATTDAAAELRAAIAALPAARRDELPTITETERKRLDAVTSTAARTSTADGDKVVHQGMLAAVWPLDAPDLADFLDSTTGAVRLLCLDQLSDPRNVGAILRSGLALGASAVITTHRHAPEESGLLARAAAGALEHLPMIRVVNLARAIETMQQAEITVTGLAADGEMEVRDLAAIDRLAIVLGGEGAGLRHLTRRHCDHLVRIEISSRSESLNVSIAAAIALHAAGNTGGHAGGHGDGTGGI; this comes from the coding sequence ATGCACCCTGATCGAGGCAAAAAACGACCAGCACGCCCGCGGCCGAAAACCGCACCGCACCGCCGCCAGCATCCTGCCGATGGCGGCAGGCAGCAGATTGCCGGCCCGAAACCGCCGGGTGGCGCCCATTTCCTGTGGGGCCGGCATGCTGTTCTGGCGGCGCTTGCAAATTCCGAACGGCGCGTGGCCACACTTCACGCCACAACGGACGCGGCGGCCGAATTGCGCGCCGCGATCGCCGCGCTGCCGGCGGCGCGCCGGGACGAACTGCCCACCATTACCGAGACCGAGCGCAAACGCCTCGATGCCGTGACCTCGACAGCCGCCAGGACTTCGACAGCCGATGGTGACAAGGTGGTCCATCAGGGCATGCTGGCCGCGGTATGGCCGCTTGATGCGCCCGATCTTGCCGATTTTCTGGACAGCACCACCGGCGCGGTTCGCCTGCTCTGCCTTGATCAGCTGTCCGACCCGCGCAATGTCGGGGCCATCCTCAGAAGCGGTCTGGCACTTGGCGCCAGCGCCGTCATCACCACCCACCGGCACGCGCCCGAGGAATCCGGGCTTCTGGCCCGTGCCGCCGCAGGCGCGCTCGAACATCTGCCGATGATCCGGGTGGTCAATCTGGCCCGGGCGATCGAAACCATGCAGCAAGCCGAAATTACCGTCACCGGCCTTGCCGCCGACGGCGAGATGGAGGTCAGGGATCTTGCCGCCATCGACCGGCTTGCCATTGTTCTGGGCGGCGAAGGCGCAGGGCTGCGCCATCTGACGAGGCGACATTGCGACCATCTGGTGCGGATCGAGATTTCATCGCGATCGGAAAGCCTGAATGTATCGATTGCCGCCGCCATCGCGCTTCATGCTGCCGGGAATACTGGCGGGCATGCTGGCGGGCATGGTGATGGAACCGGGGGCATCTGA